The proteins below come from a single Erythrobacter sp. SG61-1L genomic window:
- a CDS encoding NAD(P)-dependent oxidoreductase: MTKIAIIGAGAMGSGVARRLHDNGCIVPTLLDGRSAATRERAAAAGMEEATLDEIASADLILSIVPPAQAEAVVETLAPVFAQANAPLFCDANALSPETKHRMAARVKELGGRMVDGAIIGFPPADNYDGPRLYVCGDGAGEVAATINPFGLDTRVLEGPLGAASALKMCYGGINKGVMGLVTAMLLAAERHGADEDLLKEMGISMEWLMGRQRGAIPTMYPRAYRWDAEMHEIAGFLAPDDTPAAAIWHGLGDFFTDRARAYEAGEELEGIKALLAR; the protein is encoded by the coding sequence ATGACAAAAATCGCGATCATCGGTGCCGGGGCCATGGGCTCCGGCGTGGCCCGCCGCCTTCACGACAATGGCTGCATCGTCCCTACCCTGCTGGACGGCCGGAGTGCTGCAACGCGCGAGCGGGCTGCGGCTGCGGGAATGGAAGAGGCTACGCTGGACGAAATCGCCAGCGCCGATCTGATCCTGTCGATCGTGCCCCCTGCCCAGGCCGAAGCCGTCGTCGAAACCCTCGCCCCTGTCTTCGCGCAGGCGAATGCGCCGCTGTTCTGCGACGCCAATGCGCTCAGTCCGGAGACCAAGCACCGCATGGCTGCCCGAGTGAAGGAACTGGGCGGGCGGATGGTCGACGGCGCGATCATCGGTTTTCCGCCTGCCGACAATTACGACGGCCCGCGCCTCTATGTCTGCGGCGACGGTGCCGGGGAAGTCGCCGCCACGATCAATCCTTTCGGGCTGGACACGCGGGTGCTGGAGGGGCCGCTAGGCGCAGCCTCCGCGCTCAAGATGTGTTATGGCGGGATCAACAAGGGCGTGATGGGCCTTGTCACCGCCATGCTGCTGGCCGCTGAGCGCCACGGCGCGGATGAGGATTTGCTCAAGGAAATGGGCATCAGCATGGAATGGCTGATGGGCCGCCAGCGCGGAGCCATCCCCACCATGTATCCGCGCGCCTATCGCTGGGATGCGGAGATGCACGAAATCGCCGGCTTTCTGGCGCCCGACGATACACCTGCTGCCGCCATCTGGCACGGGCTGGGCGATTTCTTCACCGACCGCGCCCGCGCCTATGAGGCGGGCGAGGAGCTTGAAGGAATCAAGGCGCTCCTCGCCCGGTAA
- a CDS encoding SDR family NAD(P)-dependent oxidoreductase produces the protein MKLTGNTILVTGGGSGIGQGLAWKFHDLGNTVIVAGRRASALADTVAGRDNMHTLELDVADPASVAAALEVLARDYPQLNMLIHSAGIMTHHELGSGGDVDTAAQIIDINLMGTIRVVEGLIPQLEGKEDAVICTVSSGLAFIPLPSTPAYSASKAAVHSYTVSLRHRLKGKAEVIEIAPPAVQTGLTPGQESRQGFMPLPAYLDETMENFAKVPTPQENLVGNVLPLRNADRDGKVEEMLAMFESLGIL, from the coding sequence ATGAAACTCACGGGCAACACCATTCTCGTCACCGGCGGCGGCTCGGGCATCGGGCAGGGGCTGGCGTGGAAATTCCACGATCTGGGCAACACTGTGATTGTCGCCGGGCGCAGGGCATCGGCGCTGGCCGATACGGTGGCCGGGCGAGACAACATGCATACGCTGGAGCTGGACGTAGCCGATCCGGCATCGGTTGCCGCTGCACTGGAAGTGCTGGCGCGCGATTACCCGCAGCTCAACATGCTGATCCATTCCGCCGGGATCATGACCCATCACGAACTGGGCAGCGGCGGCGATGTCGATACGGCGGCGCAGATCATCGACATCAATCTGATGGGTACGATCCGCGTGGTGGAGGGACTGATCCCGCAGCTGGAAGGCAAGGAGGATGCGGTGATCTGCACCGTTTCATCCGGTCTGGCCTTCATTCCCCTGCCTTCCACTCCCGCCTACAGCGCCAGTAAGGCGGCGGTGCATTCCTACACCGTCTCCCTGCGCCACCGGCTGAAGGGCAAGGCGGAAGTGATCGAGATCGCACCGCCCGCAGTGCAGACCGGCCTGACACCCGGACAGGAAAGCCGGCAAGGTTTCATGCCGCTTCCGGCCTATCTGGACGAGACGATGGAGAACTTCGCCAAGGTTCCCACGCCGCAGGAAAACCTTGTCGGCAATGTCCTGCCGCTGCGCAATGCCGATCGGGACGGCAAGGTTGAGGAAATGCTGGCGATGTTTGAATCGCTCGGCATCCTGTAA
- a CDS encoding mechanosensitive ion channel domain-containing protein, translating into MSRILTGLPFWLQPVAIVVLALFAAFLLHWALFAVLGRAVRHSEWGASDIAMRGLRKSARWVMLALAVSLVQPALPLPPETAVIWRQIERLVVPALFGWLVIAVIGWAFSIVQARTDISAPDNLSARRRSTRAHILYRVLVFVIALGTFCIILMGIPAVRNVGVTLIASAGLAGLAVGAAAQPALKNLVAGIQMAFTEPIRMDDVVIIDGEWGRIEEIRLTFVIIRIWDERRLVVPISRFLEDSFQNWTRTTSQILGTAFLHVDPATDVPQLRAKLQEIVAANDKWDGRVVGLQVTETAPDHIELRALVSAADAGKAFDLRCDVREAMMAYIRDEMPDALMRKRGEFLLDRRRGDKGEMQMYSPTC; encoded by the coding sequence ATGTCCCGGATACTGACAGGCCTGCCCTTCTGGCTTCAGCCCGTGGCCATCGTCGTACTGGCCTTGTTTGCGGCCTTTCTCTTGCATTGGGCGCTGTTCGCCGTGCTTGGCCGGGCCGTGCGCCATTCGGAATGGGGCGCATCGGATATTGCCATGAGAGGGCTTCGCAAGTCGGCCCGGTGGGTGATGCTCGCACTGGCCGTGTCGCTGGTGCAGCCGGCTCTTCCGCTGCCACCGGAAACGGCGGTCATTTGGCGGCAGATCGAGCGGCTGGTGGTGCCCGCCCTTTTCGGCTGGCTGGTGATCGCAGTGATTGGCTGGGCATTCAGCATCGTGCAGGCGCGAACCGATATTTCCGCGCCCGACAATCTCTCTGCCCGCCGCAGAAGCACCCGGGCGCATATCCTTTACCGTGTGCTGGTCTTCGTGATCGCGCTGGGCACTTTCTGCATCATCCTGATGGGCATCCCCGCTGTGCGCAATGTCGGGGTAACCCTGATCGCCTCGGCGGGGCTGGCTGGCCTGGCGGTGGGCGCAGCCGCCCAGCCTGCTCTGAAGAACCTCGTGGCGGGCATCCAGATGGCTTTCACCGAGCCGATCCGCATGGACGATGTGGTCATCATCGACGGGGAATGGGGCCGGATCGAGGAAATCCGCCTCACCTTCGTGATAATCCGCATTTGGGACGAACGCAGGCTGGTGGTCCCCATTTCCCGTTTTCTCGAAGACAGCTTCCAGAACTGGACCCGCACAACCAGCCAGATACTGGGCACGGCATTCCTCCATGTCGATCCTGCCACTGACGTGCCGCAGCTGCGCGCGAAGCTGCAGGAAATCGTGGCAGCGAACGACAAATGGGACGGCCGCGTTGTGGGTCTGCAAGTCACCGAGACTGCGCCCGATCATATCGAACTCAGAGCATTGGTAAGTGCTGCCGATGCCGGAAAGGCCTTCGACCTGCGGTGTGACGTCCGCGAAGCCATGATGGCTTACATCCGCGACGAGATGCCGGATGCGCTCATGCGCAAGCGCGGCGAATTCCTGCTCGACCGGCGGCGCGGAGATAAGGGGGAGATGCAGATGTACAGCCCAACATGCTGA
- the msrB gene encoding peptide-methionine (R)-S-oxide reductase MsrB: MGTDGKKDAPPGNFPVTHSDAEWRAMLSAEAYRVLRKGATEAPFTSPLLKEHRKGTFTCAGCATPLFASTTKYDSHTGWPSFWDVLPGGILERADYTLGMSRTEVLCKTCGGHLGHVFDDGPKPTGLRYCMNGAALNFTPQAA, from the coding sequence ATGGGCACTGATGGTAAGAAAGATGCCCCGCCGGGCAACTTCCCGGTGACGCACAGCGATGCGGAATGGCGCGCGATGCTCAGCGCCGAGGCCTATCGGGTGCTGCGCAAGGGCGCGACCGAGGCGCCCTTTACCAGTCCGCTGTTGAAGGAACATCGCAAGGGCACCTTCACCTGCGCTGGATGCGCAACCCCGCTATTCGCTTCGACAACGAAGTATGACAGCCACACCGGCTGGCCGAGCTTCTGGGACGTGCTGCCCGGCGGGATCCTGGAACGTGCCGACTATACGCTGGGCATGTCGCGGACAGAGGTTCTGTGCAAGACTTGCGGCGGCCATCTGGGGCATGTGTTCGATGATGGACCCAAGCCCACCGGCCTGCGTTATTGCATGAACGGGGCTGCATTGAACTTCACGCCGCAGGCGGCATGA
- a CDS encoding trehalose-6-phosphate synthase, which produces MSRLIAISNRVSAGGGSHGGLAVALTAALNSYGGIWFGWSGEVIDSFSGQVNLSRENGLTTATVDLEEQDVEEYYDGYANRTLWPLLHYRVDLAEYERSFADGYHRVNERLAQTVVPLIEPEDLVWIQDFHLIPLGSRLRQAGIENRIGFYLHTPWPPRRLLTTLPEATELVENMFDYDVVGFQTREWLETFCEYAVHEMGARIEDDVLHRAGRAVRLLVCPVGIDADGFAQAACGEAAQAAMARVDASLVGRALIVGVDRLDYSKGLEERFLGYERFLASHQNAWNRVVLLQIAPPSRAGVASYQRIRASLEQQAGRINGAYADLDWVPIRYVNQGYGHDMLAGVYRASRVCLVTPLRDGMNLVAKEYVAAQDPADPGVLILSRFAGAAEQMQGAILVNPYSAEEIADALERALAMPLAERQERWGTMMEQLREQNVFWWLETFHEALSAAPQRDEEPRHPDGIAAE; this is translated from the coding sequence ATGAGCCGACTGATCGCCATTTCCAACCGTGTCAGCGCCGGCGGCGGATCGCATGGCGGGCTGGCCGTTGCGCTGACCGCCGCGCTTAATTCCTATGGCGGCATCTGGTTCGGCTGGTCCGGCGAAGTGATCGACAGTTTCTCCGGGCAGGTGAACCTGAGCCGCGAAAACGGTCTGACCACTGCCACGGTCGATCTGGAGGAGCAGGACGTCGAGGAGTATTACGACGGCTATGCCAACCGCACGCTGTGGCCGCTGCTGCATTATCGCGTCGATCTGGCGGAATATGAGCGCAGCTTTGCCGATGGCTATCACCGGGTGAACGAGCGCTTGGCCCAGACCGTCGTCCCCCTGATCGAGCCGGAGGATCTCGTCTGGATACAGGACTTTCACCTGATCCCGCTCGGTTCGCGCCTGCGGCAGGCCGGCATCGAAAACCGTATCGGCTTCTATCTCCACACCCCGTGGCCGCCGCGTCGGCTACTGACCACCTTGCCGGAAGCGACGGAACTGGTCGAGAACATGTTCGATTATGATGTGGTGGGCTTCCAGACGCGGGAATGGCTGGAGACATTCTGCGAATATGCGGTCCACGAAATGGGTGCGCGGATCGAGGATGACGTGCTGCATCGGGCGGGAAGGGCGGTGCGCCTCCTCGTCTGCCCGGTGGGCATTGATGCGGACGGCTTCGCGCAGGCGGCGTGCGGTGAGGCGGCACAGGCAGCGATGGCGAGGGTAGATGCCAGTCTGGTCGGGCGCGCCCTGATCGTTGGTGTGGACCGTCTCGACTACTCCAAGGGCCTGGAAGAGCGCTTCCTTGGTTATGAGCGGTTTCTCGCCAGTCACCAGAATGCATGGAACAGGGTGGTGCTGCTCCAGATCGCGCCGCCGTCGCGTGCAGGGGTTGCGAGCTACCAGCGGATCAGGGCAAGCCTTGAACAGCAGGCCGGCCGGATCAATGGCGCCTATGCGGATCTGGACTGGGTGCCGATCCGCTATGTGAATCAGGGATACGGGCATGACATGCTGGCAGGGGTTTACCGGGCCAGTCGGGTTTGCCTGGTTACGCCGCTGCGAGATGGGATGAACCTCGTCGCCAAGGAATATGTCGCGGCACAGGATCCGGCTGATCCCGGCGTGCTGATCCTTTCCCGCTTCGCCGGCGCGGCAGAGCAAATGCAGGGCGCCATCCTCGTGAACCCCTACAGCGCGGAAGAAATCGCTGACGCGCTGGAACGTGCGCTGGCGATGCCTTTGGCCGAGCGGCAGGAGCGGTGGGGCACCATGATGGAGCAATTGCGCGAACAGAACGTCTTCTGGTGGCTGGAAACCTTCCACGAGGCATTGAGCGCCGCGCCCCAGCGGGATGAAGAGCCACGGCACCCGGACGGGATCGCCGCAGAGTGA
- a CDS encoding glycoside hydrolase family 15 protein, with protein MRSERPNLNLWPIGNCQVSALIDDAGRFVWACVPRVDGEPLFSALLDGEEPKAGFWDIALEGCVETSISYLRNTPILLTRHRDEAGNAIEVVDFCPDYPQDAGLYRPMAFARIVRPVHGSPRIRVRLRPAGGWGRPADIVRGSGNYLRFGTGDAELRLTTSAPIGLVQEERAFRLERPTHFFLGPDEPFLQEIGSALDAMLQKTMQSWQSWVRGLAIPLEWQSAVIRAAITLKLCQHAETGAIVAALTTSIPEHAGSERNWDYRFCWIRDAYYTVQALNRLGALDILEGYLAFLRNIVDAARGGHIQPLYGVLGEAELEERIVPELAGYRGIGPVRIGNQAARQIQHDAYGQIVLSSAQAFFDERLFRPAGEEDFLALERVGQRAWENYDQPDSGLWELRNSQTVHTYSSVMCWAACDRLANVAAALGKPGRARLWQQRADRIRAHVEQATWRPQSRIFSASFEGDQIDASVLQLLDLRFIRPDDERFLATIDTMEKELRRGSHMLRYASEDDFGLPQTAFNVCTFWLIEALHLTGRSEEARGLFESILAQRTPSGLLSEDIDPYTGELWGNFPQTYSLVGIINCAMLLSRSWSTIR; from the coding sequence ATGCGATCCGAACGACCGAACCTGAACCTCTGGCCGATCGGGAACTGCCAGGTTTCCGCATTGATCGACGATGCCGGCAGGTTCGTGTGGGCTTGCGTACCCAGAGTGGATGGAGAGCCATTGTTTTCCGCGCTGCTCGATGGGGAAGAGCCAAAGGCCGGCTTCTGGGACATCGCGCTGGAAGGCTGCGTCGAAACGAGCATCTCCTACCTTCGGAATACGCCCATATTGCTTACCCGCCACCGCGACGAAGCGGGCAATGCCATCGAAGTGGTCGATTTCTGCCCGGACTATCCGCAGGATGCCGGTCTTTACCGGCCGATGGCCTTTGCACGCATAGTCCGCCCGGTCCACGGCTCGCCGCGCATCCGCGTCCGCCTGCGCCCTGCAGGCGGATGGGGGCGCCCCGCAGACATCGTTAGGGGAAGCGGCAATTACCTGCGCTTCGGCACTGGCGATGCCGAACTGCGCCTTACGACTTCGGCCCCCATCGGCTTGGTGCAGGAAGAGCGGGCGTTCCGGCTGGAACGTCCGACGCATTTCTTCCTGGGTCCAGACGAACCCTTCCTGCAGGAGATTGGCAGCGCGCTGGACGCGATGCTGCAAAAGACCATGCAGTCCTGGCAGAGCTGGGTACGCGGCCTTGCGATCCCGCTCGAATGGCAGAGTGCGGTCATCCGCGCGGCGATCACGCTGAAGCTGTGCCAGCATGCGGAAACCGGGGCGATCGTCGCGGCACTGACCACTTCGATCCCCGAACATGCCGGATCGGAGCGAAACTGGGATTACCGGTTTTGCTGGATACGAGACGCCTATTACACGGTTCAGGCGCTCAACCGGCTGGGGGCGCTGGACATTCTGGAGGGCTATCTGGCCTTCCTGCGCAACATCGTGGATGCCGCGCGCGGCGGCCATATCCAGCCGCTTTACGGTGTGCTCGGCGAAGCGGAGCTTGAAGAACGCATCGTGCCCGAACTTGCCGGCTATCGCGGCATTGGGCCGGTGCGGATCGGCAATCAGGCAGCCCGGCAGATTCAGCACGATGCCTATGGCCAGATTGTGCTGTCAAGTGCGCAGGCATTCTTCGATGAACGGCTGTTCCGCCCGGCGGGGGAGGAAGATTTCCTGGCGCTGGAACGGGTCGGCCAGCGCGCGTGGGAGAATTACGACCAGCCGGACTCCGGCCTCTGGGAGCTGCGCAACAGCCAGACTGTCCATACCTATTCTTCGGTGATGTGCTGGGCCGCCTGCGACAGGCTGGCCAATGTCGCTGCCGCATTGGGCAAGCCAGGCCGGGCGAGACTGTGGCAGCAGCGGGCAGACCGCATTCGCGCTCATGTCGAGCAGGCGACCTGGCGACCGCAAAGCCGGATATTCTCGGCTTCGTTCGAGGGCGATCAGATTGATGCCAGTGTGCTGCAACTGCTCGATCTGCGATTCATTCGCCCTGATGACGAACGCTTCCTTGCCACCATCGACACGATGGAGAAGGAACTGCGGCGCGGGTCGCACATGCTCCGATATGCCTCGGAAGACGATTTCGGCCTGCCGCAGACGGCGTTCAACGTCTGCACCTTCTGGCTGATCGAGGCATTGCACCTGACCGGACGTTCGGAAGAGGCGCGCGGACTGTTCGAGAGCATATTGGCGCAACGCACCCCCTCGGGCCTGCTGTCCGAAGACATCGACCCATACACGGGCGAGCTGTGGGGGAATTTCCCGCAAACCTATTCTCTGGTGGGCATCATCAACTGCGCGATGCTGCTCAGCCGATCATGGAGTACAATCCGATGA
- the otsB gene encoding trehalose-phosphatase: MSGELTAQPVPDAPAIPQLAPFIPRHDEISLLLDFDGTLVPIAETPEAVLIDQQLISLLERLATKLDGRLAVISGRDGLWLERHFGRTGAILVGNHGAEFLDDPQPRPSSLDSVSGQLLAFAATHPGVLVEEKRFGIALHFRQAPEAGAACVAMAQAIAEECGLNLQTGKAVIELRAAGSDKGTAVRAVMERVARTGPQPVFVGDDDTDEAAFSVVAELGGFGVLVGNPRPSAARFRLGDVSQVRNWLTGICDPNDRT; this comes from the coding sequence ATGAGCGGTGAACTAACGGCTCAGCCTGTGCCGGATGCGCCGGCCATACCCCAACTTGCCCCCTTCATTCCGCGCCACGATGAAATCAGCCTGTTGCTGGATTTCGACGGAACGCTGGTCCCCATCGCGGAGACACCGGAAGCGGTGTTGATCGACCAGCAGCTGATTTCTTTGCTGGAACGGCTCGCGACGAAGCTTGACGGCAGGCTGGCGGTGATCAGCGGGCGCGACGGCCTTTGGCTTGAGCGTCACTTCGGCAGGACTGGCGCGATATTGGTCGGCAATCATGGCGCCGAATTTCTCGACGATCCGCAGCCCCGCCCAAGCTCGCTTGATAGTGTTTCAGGTCAGTTGCTCGCCTTTGCAGCCACGCATCCGGGGGTGCTGGTGGAGGAAAAGCGCTTCGGCATCGCGCTGCATTTCCGGCAAGCGCCCGAAGCAGGCGCGGCCTGTGTCGCCATGGCGCAGGCCATTGCGGAAGAATGCGGCCTCAACCTGCAGACTGGAAAAGCAGTGATCGAATTGCGTGCTGCCGGAAGTGACAAGGGCACTGCCGTTCGCGCCGTGATGGAGCGTGTGGCGCGCACCGGGCCTCAACCCGTCTTCGTGGGCGATGACGACACGGACGAAGCGGCATTCAGCGTAGTTGCCGAACTGGGTGGTTTCGGTGTCCTCGTCGGCAATCCGCGGCCCAGTGCGGCGCGCTTCCGGTTGGGCGATGTTTCTCAGGTACGTAACTGGCTGACAGGCATATGCGATCCGAACGACCGAACCTGA
- a CDS encoding nuclear transport factor 2 family protein, with amino-acid sequence MKPRVPLEDRVEIEELMARYCWALDTGDFDGYAATFAEDGWLAHWPQGKCVGRDGLKRATDSLWYDRPNHYLGRQHRFSAVLMSPEGADGVRIKAFWSILQHDVVTHENRVFGMGTWDTLAAKEADGEWRFKSVDVDLWIEGNVPWVGEERAWGTPPGQAVA; translated from the coding sequence ATGAAGCCGAGAGTGCCGCTGGAAGACCGTGTTGAGATCGAGGAACTGATGGCCCGCTATTGCTGGGCACTCGATACCGGGGACTTCGATGGATATGCCGCCACCTTCGCCGAAGATGGCTGGCTGGCGCATTGGCCGCAGGGCAAGTGCGTGGGGCGCGACGGGCTGAAGCGGGCAACGGATTCGCTATGGTATGACCGGCCCAATCACTATCTGGGCCGCCAGCATCGTTTCAGTGCCGTATTGATGAGCCCGGAAGGCGCCGATGGCGTGCGGATCAAGGCCTTCTGGTCAATCCTGCAGCACGATGTCGTCACACACGAAAACCGCGTTTTCGGCATGGGCACCTGGGATACGCTGGCCGCGAAGGAAGCCGATGGCGAATGGCGCTTCAAGAGCGTGGATGTCGATCTGTGGATCGAAGGCAACGTGCCATGGGTGGGTGAAGAGCGCGCATGGGGCACCCCGCCCGGTCAGGCGGTCGCCTGA
- a CDS encoding nuclear transport factor 2 family protein, translating to MSGLENPAKFARLWTAAWNAHDVDAVLDLFHDDVVFTSPLAARVVPESGGVIRGKDALRDYWTAALAERPGLQFELTGIQAGIDSLLIVFRHPGGPERVDLLRLRDGLAFEGHGTYPVPLG from the coding sequence ATGAGTGGCCTTGAAAATCCCGCAAAATTCGCCCGGCTCTGGACCGCCGCATGGAACGCGCACGATGTCGATGCCGTACTGGACCTGTTTCATGACGATGTGGTGTTCACATCCCCGCTTGCCGCGCGAGTGGTGCCCGAAAGCGGCGGCGTGATCCGCGGCAAGGATGCCCTGCGCGATTACTGGACCGCTGCCCTTGCGGAGCGGCCGGGCCTGCAATTCGAACTGACGGGTATTCAGGCCGGGATCGACAGCCTGCTGATCGTCTTCCGCCATCCCGGTGGGCCGGAACGGGTGGACTTGCTGCGCCTGCGCGACGGGCTGGCCTTCGAAGGGCATGGCACCTATCCGGTGCCGCTCGGCTGA
- a CDS encoding helix-turn-helix domain-containing protein, translating into MSEQLAQEMAPEVDPALERLVHDMIGRVADKWTLLILEVLEDHGEQRFTEIGRKVEGISQKMLTQTLRQMERDGLVKRTVHPVIPPKVEYRLTQLGHSLSYAFCGVWTWAEANIGKVEAARAEFDART; encoded by the coding sequence ATGAGCGAGCAATTAGCACAGGAAATGGCGCCAGAGGTCGACCCGGCGCTGGAACGGCTGGTGCATGACATGATCGGCCGCGTGGCCGATAAATGGACCCTGCTGATCCTCGAAGTCCTCGAAGACCACGGCGAGCAGCGCTTCACCGAGATCGGCCGCAAGGTGGAAGGGATCAGCCAGAAGATGCTGACGCAGACCCTGCGCCAGATGGAGCGGGACGGGCTTGTGAAGCGCACTGTCCACCCGGTGATCCCACCAAAGGTGGAATACAGGCTGACTCAGTTGGGCCACTCGCTCAGCTACGCCTTTTGCGGTGTGTGGACCTGGGCAGAGGCGAACATCGGGAAGGTGGAAGCGGCGCGCGCCGAATTCGACGCGCGCACTTAA
- a CDS encoding TonB-dependent receptor — protein sequence MSQPRILGAVSLSTLAISLGLAAPAAAEEAAAPDREESVIIVSAKEPGADQLDYAGSVVAIDAAALQDRKVQDLSTLSYASPNVSLDPIGTFKGVANFAIRGLGINSSIPSIDPAVGLFVDGVYSGINAGSVFDMLDVEQVDVLRGPQGVAFGRNTTGGAVLVKTADPSWEWEGHMRMALEGPVDEGRGDPMLTARAVVSGPLSDQIAIRLGVLHTSDGGYFKNLYDGGDLGEEETTVLRGGLALRPAERLTLTLKGEWTKSSGQGAVSHNNAQHPRDSFDISLDEPGFYRSEGGSVTLRGEYELGVGKLTNIFGWRKYDLSTRNDIDSSPSHLFHSDTGTSQEQWSNELYYAADYGALSLTTGAYIFHQDVGYDEVRDLTGFGQPTNSYGGGRQGHDVYGLYGQADYALTSALTLTAGLRWSREEKSAAITYVRPRDACSAIEATCPTSGERIAGENNGFTDKHSWDSLSPRLALAFKPSEESTLYASWTRGYRSGGYNLRITQPAAFEQVSAEIGSPAFDEEKVDSYEAGAKWQSADGFARVNAAVYWTEVDGLQREVNVPSLTSGLAQSVYNTADARIRGGEVEAQIAPAVGLTLSANLGYTDAQYRRIYFDLNSDNVIDAADLDLALPRAPKWTWGGSARYEAGLGSIGTLVASAFFQHRAAYAYTDNNWGFNSASDRLDASLAFKLADSDFTITLYGRNLLDEVQFGGDTQLGFSGGPYADGNNRPFDPSPGSGTFSPIFKGRVLGLELAADF from the coding sequence ATGTCGCAGCCGCGCATCTTGGGTGCCGTTTCCCTTTCCACCCTGGCCATTTCGCTGGGCCTCGCAGCCCCGGCCGCCGCCGAAGAGGCCGCCGCGCCGGATAGGGAAGAATCCGTCATCATCGTTTCCGCCAAGGAGCCGGGCGCGGATCAGCTCGATTATGCAGGCAGCGTGGTGGCCATCGATGCGGCGGCCTTGCAGGACCGCAAGGTGCAGGATCTTTCGACGCTGAGCTATGCCAGCCCCAATGTCTCGCTGGACCCAATCGGCACCTTCAAGGGCGTTGCCAATTTCGCCATTCGCGGACTGGGCATCAACAGTTCCATCCCCTCGATCGACCCGGCGGTCGGCCTGTTCGTGGACGGGGTCTATAGCGGCATCAACGCAGGCAGCGTGTTCGACATGCTGGATGTGGAACAGGTGGACGTGCTGCGCGGCCCGCAGGGCGTGGCCTTCGGGCGCAACACCACCGGCGGCGCGGTTCTGGTGAAGACGGCCGATCCTAGCTGGGAATGGGAAGGCCATATGCGCATGGCGCTGGAAGGTCCGGTGGACGAGGGGCGGGGCGATCCGATGCTGACCGCCCGAGCGGTCGTGTCCGGCCCGCTGTCCGACCAGATCGCCATCCGGCTGGGCGTGCTGCACACCAGTGACGGCGGTTATTTCAAGAACCTCTACGATGGCGGCGATCTGGGCGAGGAAGAAACCACCGTGCTGCGCGGCGGCCTTGCCCTGCGCCCGGCTGAGCGCCTGACGCTGACGCTGAAGGGAGAATGGACCAAAAGCTCGGGGCAGGGCGCGGTCAGTCACAATAACGCCCAGCACCCGCGCGACAGCTTCGATATCTCTCTGGACGAGCCGGGCTTCTATCGCAGCGAGGGTGGTTCGGTCACTCTGCGCGGCGAATATGAGCTGGGCGTCGGCAAGCTGACCAACATCTTCGGCTGGCGGAAATACGACCTTTCCACTCGCAACGACATCGATTCCTCGCCCAGTCATTTGTTCCATTCGGACACGGGCACCAGTCAGGAGCAATGGTCGAACGAGCTCTATTACGCGGCGGATTACGGCGCGCTCTCGCTTACGACCGGGGCCTACATCTTCCATCAGGACGTCGGCTATGACGAGGTGCGCGACCTTACCGGCTTCGGCCAGCCGACCAATTCCTATGGCGGCGGACGGCAGGGCCACGATGTCTACGGGCTCTATGGGCAGGCCGATTACGCGCTGACTTCGGCACTTACGCTGACGGCTGGCCTGCGCTGGTCACGCGAGGAAAAGAGCGCGGCGATCACTTATGTCCGCCCGCGCGATGCGTGTTCTGCCATCGAAGCGACTTGCCCCACCAGCGGCGAACGGATCGCGGGCGAGAATAACGGCTTCACCGACAAGCATTCGTGGGACAGCCTTTCGCCCCGTCTCGCGCTGGCCTTCAAGCCTTCGGAAGAAAGCACGCTCTACGCAAGCTGGACGCGCGGCTACCGTTCGGGTGGCTATAATCTGCGCATCACCCAGCCTGCCGCGTTCGAGCAGGTTTCCGCAGAGATTGGCTCGCCCGCTTTCGATGAAGAGAAGGTGGACAGCTATGAGGCCGGGGCCAAGTGGCAATCCGCTGATGGCTTCGCCCGCGTGAACGCGGCAGTCTACTGGACCGAAGTGGACGGGCTGCAGCGCGAGGTGAACGTGCCCAGCCTGACTTCCGGGCTTGCCCAGTCGGTCTACAACACTGCCGATGCGCGCATTCGGGGCGGCGAGGTGGAAGCCCAGATCGCGCCCGCGGTTGGCCTGACCCTGTCGGCCAATCTTGGCTATACCGACGCGCAATATCGCCGGATCTACTTCGATCTCAATTCGGACAATGTGATCGATGCGGCCGACCTCGATCTTGCCCTGCCGCGCGCGCCCAAATGGACCTGGGGCGGCAGCGCCCGTTATGAAGCGGGTCTGGGAAGCATCGGCACGCTGGTGGCCAGCGCCTTCTTCCAGCACCGTGCGGCCTATGCCTATACGGACAACAATTGGGGCTTCAACTCCGCGTCGGACCGGCTGGATGCCAGCCTTGCGTTTAAGCTGGCGGATTCCGATTTCACCATCACCCTTTATGGCCGCAACCTGCTGGACGAGGTCCAGTTCGGGGGCGATACGCAGCTCGGCTTTTCGGGCGGTCCCTATGCGGATGGAAACAACCGGCCCTTCGATCCCAGCCCGGGTTCGGGAACTTTCTCGCCCATCTTCAAGGGCCGCGTGCTGGGGCTGGAACTGGCGGCAGATTTCTAA